One Cucurbita pepo subsp. pepo cultivar mu-cu-16 chromosome LG09, ASM280686v2, whole genome shotgun sequence DNA window includes the following coding sequences:
- the LOC111801923 gene encoding lysM domain receptor-like kinase 3 codes for MCKSKKSTDVIEPKSPRSSRHQRTSKSFATASSSHPDPSSSVDFASYNVTTTDTKSSTKNSSKSSASSRASLASFKESLPDNPLIYEFSEIRSATNGFISKPFSSSSSATSWRCLIRGKDVIVFQRKLLRPIELPELKHQLSVICRSHHNNLVKLLGASISGNYIYLVYEFIAGASLAECLRNPRNPNFTVLSTWISRMQIAADLAHGLDYIHHCSGLDMKFIHNHIKSSSIVITDETLTPKICHFGAAELSGELAMVGEEEEGDELEITTYRQPKRSNSKKMKLEGTRGYIAPEMMANGTMSQKIDVYAFGVVILELISGNEVLKYTFEEGNHGGYVRVSVIETARKAVESGVGGVRTWVDRRLKDSFPMEVAEKMVVVGLECVEEDPDKRPDIGRVAVKISKLFLESRRWAESIGKPVDMSASFAPR; via the coding sequence ATGTGCAAATCTAAGAAAAGCACGGATGTGATCGAGCCCAAGAGCCCTAGATCTTCTCGCCATCAACGAACATCGAAATCCTTCGCTACTGCGTCGTCTTCGCATCCGGATCCGTCCAGTTCTGTGGATTTTGCGAGTTACAATGTCACCACTACGGATACGAAATCGAGTACTAAGAATTCGTCGAAATCTTCCGCTTCTAGTCGCGCTTCTCTTGCTAGTTTCAAGGAATCTCTTCCCGATAATCCTCTGATTTACGAGTTTTCTGAGATTCGTTCTGCAACGAACGGTTTCATCTCCAAACCGTTCTCTTCGTCTTCGTCCGCCACTTCGTGGCGGTGCTTAATTAGGGGAAAAGACGTTATCGTCTTCCAGCGGAAATTGCTCCGCCCGATTGAGTTGCCGGAGTTGAAGCATCAGTTGTCTGTTATCTGCCGGAGCCACCATAACAATCTGGTGAAGCTACTCGGCGCGTCGATTTCGgggaattatatttatttggtgTACGAATTTATCGCTGGAGCAAGTCTCGCAGAATGTCTTCGCAATCCGAGGAACCCTAATTTTACCGTCCTTTCGACCTGGATTTCTCGGATGCAGATTGCCGCCGATTTGGCGCACGGACTCGATTACATCCACCATTGCTCTGGATTGGACATGAAATTCATCCACAATCACATCAAGAGCTCCAGCATTGTAATAACCGATGAAACCCTAACTCCGAAAATTTGCCATTTCGGCGCCGCGGAGCTCAGCGGCGAGTTGGCTATGGTgggggaggaggaagaaggagaCGAATTAGAGATTACGACATACAGGCAACCAAAGCGGTCGAATAGTAAGAAGATGAAATTGGAAGGGACGAGAGGGTATATAGCGCCGGAGATGATGGCGAACGGGACGATGAGCCAGAAAATCGACGTTTACGCGTTCGGAGTTGTGATTCTAGAACTGATCTCCGGCAACGAGGTGTTGAAATACACGTTCGAGGAGGGGAATCACGGCGGATATGTGAGAGTGAGTGTAATAGAGACAGCGAGAAAGGCGGTGGAAAGTGGGGTCGGTGGGGTTCGGACATGGGTGGATCGGAGATTGAAGGATTCTTTTCCGATGGAGGTGGCGGAGAAGATGGTGGTTGTCGGGTTGGAATGTGTGGAGGAGGACCCGGATAAGCGGCCGGATATCGGTCGGGTTGCCGTGAAGATATCGAAGCTGTTTCTGGAATCGAGGCGGTGGGCTGAGAGCATTGGGAAGCCTGTCGACATGTCGGCTTCATTTGCTCCTCGGTGA
- the LOC111801928 gene encoding probable acetyltransferase NATA1-like isoform X1, whose amino-acid sequence MAAAAPPPAPTPTPTPPNTVPAGSTPIGHPLFSRVRLATPSDVPHIHKLIHQMAVFERLTHLFSATESALSANLFSDPPFRSFTIFILEVSPKPFPENSPHNANPNYTPVVHIINSDLPVEDPEREIFKSEDENIAVAGFVLFFPNFSSFLAKPGFYIEDIFVRECYRRKGLGKILLSAVAKQAVKMDYGRVEWVVLDWNTNAIQFYEEMGAQILPEWRICRLTGDALQVYGNTN is encoded by the exons ATGGCCGCCGCTGCTCCTCCGCCGGCTCCGACTCCAACGCCAACGCCGCCCAACACAGTTCCGGCGGGTTCTACTCCAATCGGTCACCCTCTGTTCTCACGAGTTCGTCTTGCTACCCCTTCCGACGTCCCTCACATTCACAAACTCATCCACCAAATGGCCGTCTTCGAACGCTTAACCCATCTCTTCTCCGCCACCGAATCTGCTCTCTCCGCCAATCTCTTCTCCGATCCGCCGTTCCGATCGTTCACCATTTTCATCCTCGAAGTTTCCCCTAAACCCTTCCCCGAAAACTCCCCTCATAACGCTAACCCTAACTACACCCCCGTCGTTCACATCATCAATTCTGATCTCCCTGTGGAAGATCCAGAACGGGAGATTTTCAAATCGGAAGATGAAAAC ATCGCGGTTGCTGGATTTGTTCTATTTTTCCCCAATTTCTCATCCTTCTTGGCGAAGCCAGGTTTCTATATAGAGGATATCTTCGTGAGAGAGTGCTACCGGAGGAAGGGTTTGGGGAAAATATTGCTGTCGGCGGTGGCGAAACAGGCGGTGAAAATGGATTACGGGAGAGTGGAGTGGGTGGTGCTTGATTGGAACACAAACGCAATCCAATTTTACGAGGAAATGGGTGCGCAAATCTTGCCGGAGTGGAGAATCTGTCGACTCACCGGCGATGCGCTTCAGGTTTATGGAAATACTAACTGA
- the LOC111801928 gene encoding probable acetyltransferase NATA1-like isoform X2 yields MAAAAPPPAPTPTPTPPNTVPAGSTPIGHPLFSRVRLATPSDVPHIHKLIHQMAVFERLTHLFSATESALSANLFSDPPFRSFTIFILEVSPKPFPENSPHNANPNYTPVVHIINSDLPVEDPEREIFKSEDENIAVAGFVLFFPNFSSFLAKPGFYIEDIFVRECYRRKGLGKILLSAVAKQAVKMDYGRVEWVVLDWNTNAIQFYEEMGAQILPEWRICRLTGDALQVYGNTN; encoded by the exons ATGGCCGCCGCTGCTCCTCCGCCGGCTCCGACTCCAACGCCAACGCCGCCCAACACAGTTCCGGCGGGTTCTACTCCAATCGGTCACCCTCTGTTCTCACGAGTTCGTCTTGCTACCCCTTCCGACGTCCCTCACATTCACAAACTCATCCACCAAATGGCCGTCTTCGAACGCTTAACCCATCTCTTCTCCGCCACCGAATCTGCTCTCTCCGCCAATCTCTTCTCCGATCCGCCGTTCCGATCGTTCACCATTTTCATCCTCGAAGTTTCCCCTAAACCCTTCCCCGAAAACTCCCCTCATAACGCTAACCCTAACTACACCCCCGTCGTTCACATCATCAATTCTGATCTCCCTGTGGAAGATCCAGAACGGGAGATTTTCAAATCGGAAGATGAAAACATCGCGGTTGCTGGATTTGTTCTATTTTTCCCCAATTTTTCATCCTTCTTGGCGAAGCCAG GTTTCTATATAGAGGATATCTTCGTGAGAGAGTGCTACCGGAGGAAGGGTTTGGGGAAAATATTGCTGTCGGCGGTGGCGAAACAGGCGGTGAAAATGGATTACGGGAGAGTGGAGTGGGTGGTGCTTGATTGGAACACAAACGCAATCCAATTTTACGAGGAAATGGGTGCGCAAATCTTGCCGGAGTGGAGAATCTGTCGACTCACCGGCGATGCGCTTCAGGTTTATGGAAATACTAACTGA